A DNA window from Agarivorans sp. TSD2052 contains the following coding sequences:
- a CDS encoding cation transporter, translating to MAVKFAISSDMFGFLEKEKALLSFSSCSSLLFALLGISLGIWASSLVIVFDGAYSLVSLLLTLISLGSLALKKHPFFNSNPHSAAMIEPAVVAFKGFAISLMCGFSFVSALVAIRQGGREVDTGLALVFGFINVVGCVLTYWVLSRSAKQSALLDAEAKQWLMDCVISAAVMIGFVIAVMLNKFGFADWAVYADPVMVVVASMYFIWVPLKMTSKALKQLNQIHCVEVSY from the coding sequence ATGGCGGTAAAGTTCGCCATATCTAGTGATATGTTTGGTTTTTTAGAAAAAGAGAAGGCGTTGTTAAGCTTCTCAAGTTGCTCGTCGCTGTTATTTGCACTGCTAGGCATTAGTTTAGGTATTTGGGCTAGCTCGTTAGTGATTGTGTTTGACGGCGCTTATTCATTGGTTAGCTTATTACTTACCTTAATATCTTTAGGTTCTTTGGCCTTAAAGAAACACCCTTTTTTTAACAGTAATCCTCATTCGGCTGCGATGATTGAACCTGCAGTCGTGGCGTTCAAAGGGTTTGCTATTAGCTTAATGTGTGGGTTTTCTTTTGTGTCTGCACTAGTTGCAATACGCCAGGGCGGTAGAGAAGTTGATACAGGCTTGGCTCTGGTGTTTGGGTTTATTAATGTGGTGGGCTGCGTATTAACCTATTGGGTACTCAGCCGTAGCGCTAAGCAATCGGCTTTATTAGATGCCGAAGCGAAACAGTGGTTGATGGACTGTGTAATTAGTGCGGCGGTGATGATTGGTTTTGTTATTGCTGTCATGCTCAACAAATTTGGCTTTGCTGATTGGGCGGTATATGCCGACCCTGTGATGGTGGTTGTTGCTTCGATGTATTTTATTTGGGTGCCATTGAAAATGACCTCTAAGGCTTTAAAGCAATTAAACCAAATTCACTGTGTTGAAGTGAGCTACTAA
- a CDS encoding DUF6500 family protein: protein MRASLRQHMLAVCDKKIAAKGETVGLSFYAFFANKNDNPELLMEAASWWISTHQLDHFEKAHKIKALILDNQ, encoded by the coding sequence ATGAGAGCAAGTTTAAGGCAGCACATGCTTGCGGTGTGTGACAAGAAAATCGCCGCGAAAGGTGAAACGGTGGGTTTATCGTTTTATGCTTTTTTTGCCAACAAGAATGATAACCCAGAGTTACTTATGGAAGCCGCTAGCTGGTGGATCTCTACTCATCAGCTCGATCATTTTGAAAAAGCGCACAAAATTAAGGCCTTAATATTAGACAACCAATAA
- a CDS encoding WYL domain-containing protein: MELNELSHGQRSRLAFIDFSLEYFGEVSRADLISRFKTGLAAATRDLASYKQFAPNNALLDHKARRYLRRDQFSPLFSHNPEAILTGLSHGFGDGLSFPLEPSATCFDAVRLVHPKAEYIAAIMRAIHHRVPLLCQYWSISSGESTREIVPHSLVNNGHRWHVRAYDRVSGSFRDFVCTRFTQLTVLDQPISTLEARDYDKQWNQIIELNLIAHPSLAHRQAIELDYAMEEGSLTLEVRAALAGYLLRQWNVDCSAEHALSGGEYQLALRDCSVLAGVEGLAIAPGWQSLKQEC, encoded by the coding sequence ATGGAACTAAATGAGTTAAGTCACGGACAACGCAGTAGGCTCGCTTTTATTGATTTTAGTTTGGAATATTTTGGAGAGGTGAGTCGCGCTGATTTAATCAGTCGCTTCAAAACGGGCTTAGCGGCTGCCACCCGCGACTTAGCAAGCTACAAACAATTTGCGCCAAACAATGCCTTACTCGATCATAAAGCGCGTCGTTATTTGCGACGAGATCAGTTCAGCCCTTTATTTTCGCATAACCCCGAGGCAATCTTAACCGGCTTATCGCATGGCTTTGGTGATGGTTTATCTTTTCCTTTAGAGCCTAGTGCGACCTGTTTTGACGCAGTGCGGTTGGTTCACCCAAAGGCTGAATATATTGCAGCCATCATGCGCGCTATTCATCACCGAGTACCGTTGTTGTGTCAGTATTGGTCTATATCTTCAGGTGAAAGCACGCGAGAAATAGTGCCACACAGCTTAGTGAATAACGGCCACCGTTGGCACGTTCGTGCGTATGACCGCGTTAGTGGTAGTTTTAGAGATTTTGTGTGTACCCGTTTTACGCAATTAACGGTATTAGATCAGCCTATCTCAACCCTTGAAGCACGAGACTATGATAAGCAATGGAACCAAATCATAGAGTTAAATCTTATCGCTCATCCTAGTTTGGCTCACCGGCAGGCGATTGAGTTAGATTATGCAATGGAAGAGGGGAGCTTAACACTGGAAGTGAGGGCCGCTTTGGCGGGATATTTATTACGTCAGTGGAATGTAGATTGTTCAGCTGAACACGCTTTAAGTGGCGGCGAGTATCAATTAGCCTTAAGAGATTGCTCTGTTTTAGCCGGTGTAGAGGGCTTAGCCATTGCCCCTGGTTGGCAATCGCTAAAACAGGAATGCTAA